The genome window GGCCGTGGAGACCCTTGCCCAGATGCACCGAGCGCAGGGTGCGGGTGTCCCATTGATGGAGCACCAGGCCGTTGGCATCGGCCAGTCCTAGGATGAAGCCGTTGTACTGGCTCAGGCTGTCGGCGTCCCAGCGCTGCGCGGGTGCTTGCAATGCGATGAGCGGCAGGTCGCCACGGCTGCGGGTTTTACCGGCGAGGTGCTCTGGGCGGTTGACCAGAAAACTCGCGCGGTGCTGGTGAACGTCAAGCGCCAGCCAGGTGCCGCCGGATTGCAGGTCCAGGCCGCCGATCACCTGTGGATGCTGCTCGGGCCAATGCGCGGCCGGGGCTTGCCATGGCCGCGCGACCGACTCGTCCCGCACCGTGGCCAGCATCACCGGCCACTGCGGTGAAAGGCCGAGCGCGGCAATGATCGTGCACACGCTCAGGCACTCTCCAGCGCCGCGCCGGGTGCCGAGGCGATGGCCTCGAACGTTACCTGGCCGCGTAGCAGCTTGCGGCAGGTATTGGGCAACAGCCCGCGCCGGCCGTGCAGGGTGCGCTGGTTATCGATGATCAACAGGTCACCCTTGCGCCAGCGATGGCAGTACAGGTACGGGTCGGCTGTCAGGTGTCGTTCCAGTTCCGCGAACCAGGCAGCCGATGCGTCCTCGCTCAGCCCCGGCACGCGAACATCCCAACTGGCCTTGACCTGGCTGTCGAAAGGCAACGCGAGGTTGAGCGAGCGGACACGGCCGTAGTCGCGGAACGTGGATATCGGATACCAGCCCTCGGGCACCGTGGCGAAATAGCCTCGCTCGAAGGCCAGGTATTCGAGCCGGCCGTCCAGCAGCGGTTG of Pseudomonas fluorescens contains these proteins:
- a CDS encoding NRDE family protein — its product is MCTIIAALGLSPQWPVMLATVRDESVARPWQAPAAHWPEQHPQVIGGLDLQSGGTWLALDVHQHRASFLVNRPEHLAGKTRSRGDLPLIALQAPAQRWDADSLSQYNGFILGLADANGLVLHQWDTRTLRSVHLGKGLHGLCYRGIGEDHPRLARHLPRFAASPLPRPLATASPAQAWGRWLHLLADGGQYSSADDALMWRRDVEGGPWASQSAACLALGKQQSRLDFSASPLDPTSWRNLPSPLSH